A window of Nitratireductor kimnyeongensis genomic DNA:
CGAGCTTCGCTCGCGTCGACCTTGCTCATCGTTTCTCCAAATTCACTGCAATGACGTTGTGGGCCGATTACTCGGCCCGCAGCGCTTCCATGTCACCGACGAAGTAGGGTTCCTTGATTGCATAGGCACCCATTCCGAATTTTTCGAGGATCGACTGGTAGGTGCCGTTCTCGAACAATTCGGAAAGGGCCGAAACCATCATGTCGGCGGTAGGCTTGTCATCCTTGGCGATGGCAAGACCAAGCGGCGCAACGTCATAGAGCGTTGGCAGCACAACCAACTGGCCCTTGCTTGTCACCTCGAAATAGCTGGAAGCGGTGGCATCGTCCATCCGTGCATCAACGCGGTCGGCAAGCACCGCCTGAATGATGTCGGTTGAGGAATTGAACACCGATTTGTCGATCGGCTCCAGCCCCTTCTCGGTACATTCCGCAGTCAGCTTGTCGACCAGAAAGTCGGAGGCGCTGCCAGCCGAAACGCCTACGCGCTTGCCACAGAGCGGCTGCTCTCCGGTGAATTCATCCTGCTTTTCCGGTGATGTGGAAGCGGCGATGCCAGCTTTGATGAACATCACGAAATCGACCTGTTTCAAACGATCCGGATTGGCCGAAAAGGTTTCCCAGGCAATCTTGAAGCGGCCGGCAGCAAGCCCCGGGATCATCGAGGGGAACGGGGTGCGCTGGACGTCAAGCTCGGCATCCACAAGCTTGGCGACTTCGCCTGCGAGTTCAATGATGATGCCGGTCGGCTTGCCGTCAGCATCGAGATATTCGAACGGCGCGAAGTCGATCGTGTTTGCGACCGTCAGCTTGCCCGACTCTTCGACCTCAGGCGATTTCGTGACATCCGCGGCCATCGCCGAAGAGCTCCAGCCACCGATCATCGCGGCAAGGCCGAGCCCCGTCCATCGCGCCAAACATGTGTTCATACCCGTTCTCCTCTGGATTCATTCTTATATGCCGAAGCCCGGCTGCATAACCCTTTGCAAAACGGCCCCGGGTTCCCGCGGGATCATCAAGGCCGCATCCACCCCGCCTATCAGCCAGCGGCGCTTTCCTGCGCGGCCTTCTTTTTGCGGTAATGGTAGTTCTTGTCGATCCGCTCCATCAGGTAATCGCCATAAAGCACCGGCTCGTACTTTGGTTTCGCATCGTCCACAACACAGGCAGGCAACGCTTCAATCTGCGCTTCCATCGACGGATCGAAGAAGAATGGCTGTGAATAGCGCTCGCGGCCCGAACGGTTGATCACGCGATGCGGCGTGGAGACAAAAACATCATTCGACCAGCGGGCGAGAATGTCGCCGACATTCATGACAAAGGAGTTGGGGATCGGTGGCGCCGGTACCCAATCGCCAGCCTTGTTCTTCACTTCGAGACCGCCCACGTCATCCTGAGCGAGCAGCGTGATGAACCCGTAATCGGTGTGTGGGGCAGAACCGAAAAGGCCCTCTTCCGCCTTCTGTGTCGGGTAGTGAAGAAGCCTCAGAAATGTCGTCGGGTCTTCAAAATGCGCGTTCAGTTCGTCTGGCGAAAGCCCCAGCGAAATGGAGATGGCGGCGACCATCTTGCGTGCCAGCGTGCTCATCTGGTCCACATAGCGCTCGATGGTTTCACGGAACTCCGGCAACAGCGCAGCGTCCGGCCACTGGTTCGGGCCCTGCAGCGGCTTCTCGGCCAGCGCCCGCGGGTCATCTGCCTCCACTTCGTGCATGAAGAAGATCGATTCGCTCTGATTGGGCTTGCTGACGGTGGCCACGGACGACGTAACGATCGTGGAACCGGCAAACGGCAGGTAACCTCGGAAGTTCTTGTCGATCCGCAGCTTCAGCTTCTCATCTTCCGGAAGAGCGAAGAACTGCTTGCTGGCCTCACGGACGGCTTCAATGTCGGATTGGGGAATCTGATGGCCGACGATATAGAGAAATCCAATATTCTCAAGATAACCGCGAAGCGTTGAAGCAACCGCGCGCACCGCCTCCTCATCACAGCCATACAGACCAGAAACGTCGAGAACAGGAATTTCGGAAAACTCGCCGCGTGCACTCATTGACATGACCACCGTCCCAGCTTGAACATACCATACAGTACTGTATTTATGCATATCAGATTGTGGTCGGCAATAGCCGAAGCAGACGGAATTGGACAACCAGCATGGCGCCACGGAAAATCATCATCGATACAGACCCGGGACAGGACGATGCATTTGCGATCCTGTTCGCTCTGGGCTCGCCTCAGGAGCTTGAAGTGGTCGGCATCACAACTGTTGGCGGCAATGTCCCCCTTTCGCTCACCACCAGGAACGCGCTCAAGGTGGTGGAGTTGGCGGGGCGTCCCGATGTCCCGGTCTTCGCCGGTTGCCCGGCCCCCATGGTGAAAAAGCTGATGACGGCGGAATATGTGCATGGCGAGACCGGCCTGGACGGCGCCGAACTGCCCGAACCTGTCACCACGGCGGGAAGCGAACATGCGGTCAACTGGCTCGCGCGCACCATCATGGAGGCTGCAGAAGGCGAGATCACCGTCTGCACGCTTGGACCGATGACCAACCTCGCCATGGCCATGACCATGGAGCCGCGCATCATTCCGCGCATTCGCGAGGTGGTGTTGATGGGAGGTGGTTTTTTCGAAGGCGGCAATGCCACTCCGACCGCCGAGTTCAACATTTTCGTGGATCCACATGCGGCCCACAAAGTCTTCCATTCGGGCGTGCCGGTCACCATGGCGCCGATTGACTGCACCTACACCGCGCAGATGACACCGGAATGGCTCCAGACACTCCGCGCGACGGGTAGCCGCGCGGCCCTCGAAGCTGCCAACATGGCTGATTTTTACTGCCAGTATGGCGACCACAAATTTCCCACCAAGGCGCGTCCGATTCACGATGCCTGCGTCACCGGCTATTTGCTTTCCCCAGAGATTTACGAACAGCGGCGTTGTTACGTGACCGTCGACATTTCATCATCCGAGACGATAGGCATGACCGTCGTCGACTGGTGGCACGTCACCGGGAAAGAGAAGAATGTCAATGTATTGCGGCGAATAGAACCGGCTCCGTTCTTTGAACTGATGCTCGAGCGCATCAGCGCTCTCCCATAAGGCATGGGATGACCGCGCGCTCAACTTCTGCTAGCGGAAGCCGGGTCGCTATGGTCCATACTTGGGTTCTGCCGGACCCGGAGCCGGCAACCCATCCGAAGTGGAGACAGCGTTGGCACGAAAGACAAATGCAAAACCCGCCTCGGACCGAAAGCCCTCCCCACGCCAGACGCTGAGCCGGGAGGCGTGGGTCAAGGCTGCGCGCAAGGTTTTGGAAAAGCGCGGCATTGCCGAAGTCAAGATCGACCGGCTCGCGCGCCACTTCAAGGTCACGCGCGGAAGCTTCTATTTTCACTTTTCCAGCCTGAAGGATCTCCACGACGAGCTCTTGAACGAATGGCGCCGCGCCAATTGCGCCCCGTTCGAGGCCAAACGCCATGTCACGGACATTGACGGCCTGCAATTCTTCACGCAGATCGTCCATATCTGGGTGGACGAAAAGCCATTCAGCCCGTTGCTGGACCTTGCCGTGCGCGACTGGTCGCGCACCTCAAGGTCGCTGGGACGCGAAGTGGCGGAGATGGACGACCTGCGCATCACGCTGCTGCAGCGCGCTTTTCGCGCCATGGGATATGGACCAGAAGAAAGCCTCGTGCGGGCCCGCCTCACCTATTTCCACCAGATCGGCCAGTATGCGCTTTCCTTCAAGGAAGACCCCGAACAGCGCAAACGCCATGGCCCGATCTATGGCAAGGTTCTATTGGCACCACTCGTTCAGGAGCCTAATCTGCCAAAGGATTGGCAGGACACGGACGGCAATTAGTTCGACCACCACGAGGCCTTATTTTCTCGACCGTTCGGCGAGTTCAAGATCTTTCAGAACGCCTTTCATATCGCGAATTCTCTGCGCGGACGTTTGCCGCTCCGCTTTCGAGGAAAAACCGAAGCCGGAGATCTTGTGATCGAGCTCGACCGGCACGCTGCAGGACGCATGGAACGAGCGAAGGTGAGTCGAGCGGGCAATCTCGCCCAGATTTTCCGCCGTTAGACCTGAACCTGCCATGATCTCGATGCGATCGCCTGCGTGGACCCGCATGGCAGCGAGCGCATTCTGCCCCTCCCGAACAGTCGGAGCCCCGCCGGATGTCAAAATTCTTTCAAAACCGAACGCAACAGCAAGATTAATCGCCTCCAGCCGATCCTCCACCGTGTCGATGACACGGTGCAACGTGCGCCCCATGCCGACACTTGCTTCGCTCAATATTTCAAGAGCCTTCTCGTCGAGCACACCCTCGACGGTCGCCGCTCCAAGCACAACGCCTGCAAGCCCAGCCTCCCGAGCGGCCAAGATATCATCGTGCATAAGAGCGACCTCCCGCATGTTGAAGCAGAAATCGCCCTGGCGTGGCCGGATCATCGCGTAGGCAGGCACACCGCATTTGGCTGCCGCCCGCATCAAGCCATGAGAGGGTGTGAGCCCGCCAAGCGGCAGCGCCGAGCACAGTTCGATACGGTCGGCCCCACCCTCGACACACGCTTCCACTCCATCGACTGTGTCAACACAGACCTCAAGAGTTGCCTGCATGGTAAGCCTCCCTTGCAAAGATCGCAGCACCAATCAGCGCGCTCTCGACGCCTCCCCGTACCGGGATAAGCAACCGCTCACTTCGCTCTATGAGG
This region includes:
- a CDS encoding ABC transporter substrate-binding protein — translated: MNTCLARWTGLGLAAMIGGWSSSAMAADVTKSPEVEESGKLTVANTIDFAPFEYLDADGKPTGIIIELAGEVAKLVDAELDVQRTPFPSMIPGLAAGRFKIAWETFSANPDRLKQVDFVMFIKAGIAASTSPEKQDEFTGEQPLCGKRVGVSAGSASDFLVDKLTAECTEKGLEPIDKSVFNSSTDIIQAVLADRVDARMDDATASSYFEVTSKGQLVVLPTLYDVAPLGLAIAKDDKPTADMMVSALSELFENGTYQSILEKFGMGAYAIKEPYFVGDMEALRAE
- a CDS encoding isopenicillin N synthase family dioxygenase; translation: MSMSARGEFSEIPVLDVSGLYGCDEEAVRAVASTLRGYLENIGFLYIVGHQIPQSDIEAVREASKQFFALPEDEKLKLRIDKNFRGYLPFAGSTIVTSSVATVSKPNQSESIFFMHEVEADDPRALAEKPLQGPNQWPDAALLPEFRETIERYVDQMSTLARKMVAAISISLGLSPDELNAHFEDPTTFLRLLHYPTQKAEEGLFGSAPHTDYGFITLLAQDDVGGLEVKNKAGDWVPAPPIPNSFVMNVGDILARWSNDVFVSTPHRVINRSGRERYSQPFFFDPSMEAQIEALPACVVDDAKPKYEPVLYGDYLMERIDKNYHYRKKKAAQESAAG
- a CDS encoding nucleoside hydrolase, which gives rise to MAPRKIIIDTDPGQDDAFAILFALGSPQELEVVGITTVGGNVPLSLTTRNALKVVELAGRPDVPVFAGCPAPMVKKLMTAEYVHGETGLDGAELPEPVTTAGSEHAVNWLARTIMEAAEGEITVCTLGPMTNLAMAMTMEPRIIPRIREVVLMGGGFFEGGNATPTAEFNIFVDPHAAHKVFHSGVPVTMAPIDCTYTAQMTPEWLQTLRATGSRAALEAANMADFYCQYGDHKFPTKARPIHDACVTGYLLSPEIYEQRRCYVTVDISSSETIGMTVVDWWHVTGKEKNVNVLRRIEPAPFFELMLERISALP
- a CDS encoding TetR/AcrR family transcriptional regulator, with product MARKTNAKPASDRKPSPRQTLSREAWVKAARKVLEKRGIAEVKIDRLARHFKVTRGSFYFHFSSLKDLHDELLNEWRRANCAPFEAKRHVTDIDGLQFFTQIVHIWVDEKPFSPLLDLAVRDWSRTSRSLGREVAEMDDLRITLLQRAFRAMGYGPEESLVRARLTYFHQIGQYALSFKEDPEQRKRHGPIYGKVLLAPLVQEPNLPKDWQDTDGN
- a CDS encoding copper homeostasis protein CutC, with the translated sequence MQATLEVCVDTVDGVEACVEGGADRIELCSALPLGGLTPSHGLMRAAAKCGVPAYAMIRPRQGDFCFNMREVALMHDDILAAREAGLAGVVLGAATVEGVLDEKALEILSEASVGMGRTLHRVIDTVEDRLEAINLAVAFGFERILTSGGAPTVREGQNALAAMRVHAGDRIEIMAGSGLTAENLGEIARSTHLRSFHASCSVPVELDHKISGFGFSSKAERQTSAQRIRDMKGVLKDLELAERSRK